The following coding sequences are from one Paraburkholderia caballeronis window:
- a CDS encoding alpha/beta fold hydrolase, whose product MATFTTPDGVELYYKDWGTGRPVVFSHGWPLNADMWEYQMNFLAERGFRCIAHDRRGFGRSSQPWNGYDYDTFAADLHGLIESLDLKDAILVGFSMGGGEVARYLGRYGSARIAKVALVGAVTPLMIRRPDHPDGVDPAVFDGIRAGILDDRPAFFDGFGPVFAGANRPGATVSRAILNWTQMLALQAGLKGTLDCVAAFSETDFRTDLTKFDVPTLVVHGDDDQVVPLDVTGRAAAAAIKGAQFKVYKGAPHALYVTHADQLNQDLLAFGI is encoded by the coding sequence ATGGCTACATTCACCACTCCCGATGGCGTGGAGCTGTATTACAAGGACTGGGGAACCGGCCGGCCAGTTGTATTTAGTCATGGCTGGCCGCTGAACGCCGACATGTGGGAATACCAGATGAACTTTCTGGCAGAACGTGGATTCCGTTGCATCGCGCACGACAGGCGTGGCTTCGGCCGCTCCAGCCAGCCGTGGAACGGTTACGACTACGACACGTTCGCGGCGGACCTGCACGGTCTGATCGAGTCGCTCGACCTGAAGGACGCGATTCTCGTCGGCTTTTCGATGGGGGGCGGCGAAGTCGCGCGTTACCTCGGACGTTATGGCTCAGCGCGCATCGCCAAGGTGGCGTTGGTCGGCGCGGTCACTCCATTGATGATCCGCCGGCCGGATCATCCGGATGGCGTTGATCCGGCGGTTTTCGACGGTATTCGCGCGGGAATACTTGACGACCGGCCCGCATTCTTCGACGGCTTCGGTCCTGTATTCGCGGGCGCGAACCGGCCCGGCGCCACCGTGTCGCGGGCGATCCTCAACTGGACCCAAATGCTGGCGCTTCAGGCCGGCCTCAAGGGTACGCTCGACTGCGTTGCAGCGTTCTCCGAAACGGATTTCCGCACCGACCTAACGAAGTTCGACGTGCCAACGCTTGTGGTCCACGGCGACGACGATCAGGTTGTGCCGCTCGACGTCACCGGTCGCGCAGCGGCCGCCGCGATCAAGGGCGCACAGTTCAAGGTCTACAAGGGAGCGCCCCACGCGCTGTACGTTACGCACGCCGATCAGTTGAACCAAGATCTGCTTGCATT
- a CDS encoding alginate export family protein, which produces MKRLPRYRTLTASSLVGVSMLAAAGLARADAGPGEAAPSAAAAEAAVDAPVAPPATPRAADPEAACPATRPTVMLNRWQEDWSVLRLPCVPRAPLDALKYVPLGDTGSYLSLGANLRERFVVNDAPLFGIGSGHADSYLLQRAEVHADARIGPYLQFFVQLDDARPFGKDDVTPVDKNPLDLEQAFMAIVVPVAGDLVKFRIGRQQMAFDLQRFVSVRDGPNVRQTYDGIWADYETHQWRFIGYATQPVQNRDVSAFDDVSNRDLTFSGVRFERQGAGPGDLSGYYSRYNRRDARFLDAAGDEHRDVFDLRYSGKSQHLDWDIETMLQTGHVGDKTIGAWAIGSLNGYTFELPWSPRIGLQVDAASGDRHPGDGRLGTFNPLFPNGYYFTMGDYTGYANLVHLKPSLTLKPSSRLSLMAALGFQWRATTADAVYAQGSAVVPGTAGRGTRWTGMYAQLRGEWAVAANLVASVEAVHFQVGRTIRETGGKNADYFGVELKYGW; this is translated from the coding sequence ATGAAACGGCTGCCGCGCTACCGGACGTTGACGGCAAGCTCGCTCGTCGGCGTGTCGATGCTCGCGGCCGCCGGCCTCGCGCGGGCCGACGCGGGGCCGGGCGAGGCCGCGCCCAGCGCCGCCGCAGCTGAGGCGGCTGTCGATGCGCCAGTCGCCCCACCTGCCACCCCTCGCGCCGCCGATCCCGAAGCCGCCTGCCCGGCGACGCGTCCCACCGTGATGCTGAATCGCTGGCAAGAGGACTGGTCGGTGCTGCGCCTGCCGTGCGTGCCGCGTGCCCCACTCGACGCGCTCAAATACGTGCCGCTCGGCGACACCGGTTCCTACCTGTCGCTCGGCGCGAATCTGCGCGAGCGCTTCGTCGTCAACGACGCGCCGCTATTCGGCATCGGAAGCGGGCATGCTGACAGCTATCTGCTGCAGCGCGCCGAGGTACATGCGGACGCGCGCATCGGCCCGTATCTGCAGTTCTTCGTCCAGCTCGACGACGCGCGGCCGTTCGGCAAGGACGACGTGACGCCCGTCGACAAGAACCCGCTCGATCTCGAACAGGCGTTCATGGCCATCGTCGTGCCGGTGGCTGGCGACCTCGTGAAATTCCGCATCGGCCGGCAGCAGATGGCGTTCGACCTGCAGCGCTTCGTCTCGGTGCGCGACGGGCCGAACGTGCGCCAGACCTACGACGGCATCTGGGCCGACTACGAAACGCATCAATGGCGCTTCATCGGCTACGCGACGCAGCCCGTGCAGAACCGCGACGTCTCCGCCTTCGACGACGTCTCGAACCGCGATCTGACCTTCAGCGGTGTGCGCTTCGAGCGCCAGGGCGCGGGTCCCGGCGACCTGTCGGGCTACTACTCGCGCTACAACCGGCGCGACGCGCGCTTTCTCGATGCGGCCGGCGACGAGCATCGCGACGTGTTCGACCTGCGCTACTCGGGCAAATCTCAGCACCTCGATTGGGACATCGAGACGATGCTGCAGACCGGCCATGTCGGCGACAAGACGATCGGCGCATGGGCAATCGGTTCGCTCAACGGCTATACGTTCGAGCTGCCGTGGTCGCCCCGAATCGGCCTGCAGGTAGACGCGGCGTCCGGCGATCGCCACCCGGGCGACGGACGCCTGGGAACGTTCAATCCGCTGTTCCCGAACGGCTACTACTTCACGATGGGTGACTACACCGGCTACGCAAACCTGGTCCACCTCAAGCCCTCGCTCACGCTCAAGCCGTCGAGCCGGCTGTCATTGATGGCAGCACTGGGCTTTCAATGGCGCGCGACGACGGCAGACGCGGTGTACGCGCAGGGCAGCGCGGTGGTGCCGGGCACTGCGGGACGCGGAACGCGCTGGACCGGAATGTACGCGCAGTTGCGCGGAGAGTGGGCCGTCGCAGCCAATCTTGTCGCTTCGGTCGAGGCTGTGCACTTTCAGGTTGGACGAACGATACGCGAGACTGGCGGGAAAAACGCGGACTATTTCGGCGTCGAACTGAAGTACGGCTGGTAG
- a CDS encoding glyoxalase, with product MAVALFCALTFAGASAPLPAFATAQSAAPSSASSSVAVGPQYDTTHVYVPEQDLDAFVKSFLATFGGHASPPVELTVTPTPSRTLSQYVQTPVGMLSVFAFQTPIPYPFGDERTGYLVTDMGRAVHAARVAGADVVVESFDDPIGKDAVIRWPGGVDMQLYWHTKTPSYAPLATVPDNRVYVSQGAANEFVRRFLRFAGGKVVSDARHADAAEIGRPGETMRRIRITSPFGAMLVFATDGKLPWPFGRETTGYAVQDLAATLAKAQAAGATVLVGSHATPEGDTAVVQFPGGYIAEIHETASR from the coding sequence ATGGCCGTCGCGCTGTTCTGCGCGCTCACGTTCGCCGGTGCGTCGGCCCCGCTGCCGGCCTTCGCCACCGCGCAGTCGGCGGCGCCCTCGTCGGCCTCTTCGTCGGTAGCCGTCGGTCCGCAATACGACACGACGCACGTCTACGTCCCGGAGCAGGACCTCGACGCGTTCGTCAAAAGCTTTCTCGCGACCTTCGGCGGCCATGCCTCCCCGCCGGTCGAGCTGACGGTGACGCCGACGCCGAGCAGGACGCTCTCGCAATACGTGCAGACGCCGGTCGGCATGTTGTCCGTGTTCGCGTTCCAGACGCCGATTCCGTACCCGTTCGGCGACGAGCGCACGGGCTATCTCGTCACGGACATGGGGCGCGCCGTGCACGCGGCGCGCGTGGCGGGCGCCGACGTGGTGGTCGAATCGTTCGACGATCCGATTGGCAAGGACGCGGTGATTCGCTGGCCCGGCGGCGTCGACATGCAGCTGTATTGGCACACGAAGACCCCGTCCTACGCGCCGCTCGCGACGGTGCCCGACAACCGCGTCTACGTCTCGCAAGGCGCGGCCAACGAATTCGTGCGGCGCTTTCTGCGCTTTGCGGGCGGCAAGGTCGTGAGCGACGCGCGCCACGCCGACGCGGCCGAGATTGGCCGGCCGGGTGAAACCATGCGACGCATCCGTATCACGTCGCCGTTCGGCGCGATGCTGGTGTTCGCAACGGATGGCAAGCTGCCTTGGCCGTTCGGTCGCGAAACCACTGGCTATGCGGTGCAGGATCTGGCCGCGACGCTCGCGAAGGCGCAGGCGGCCGGCGCGACGGTGCTGGTCGGCTCGCACGCCACGCCGGAAGGCGACACGGCCGTCGTGCAGTTTCCGGGCGGCTATATCGCGGAGATCCACGAGACGGCGTCGCGATGA
- a CDS encoding YoaK family protein produces the protein MKLEGGVLAMIAGYVDALGFIALSGVFTAHVTGNFILIGAALGGAGNGILLKLSTLPAFVAGVLLAAALAHLTRAGGTARTSSMLYLVQALGLVAFAAAGIAATPLAELSSLSALLCAMLGALAMGMQNAHDRVVGRRGVPNTVMTGNVTQAVLDLASIVRGGAAPRERMRARQRLAETVLALLCFALGAVAGALLFGWASFWALALPGAALAVLAGLARGEGARSAGGAGG, from the coding sequence ATGAAGCTCGAAGGCGGCGTGCTCGCGATGATCGCCGGCTATGTCGATGCGCTCGGCTTCATCGCGTTGTCGGGCGTGTTCACCGCGCACGTGACTGGCAACTTCATCCTGATCGGCGCGGCGCTCGGCGGCGCGGGCAACGGCATCCTGCTGAAGCTCTCGACGCTGCCCGCGTTCGTCGCCGGCGTGCTGCTCGCCGCCGCGCTCGCGCACCTCACGCGTGCGGGCGGGACGGCGCGAACCTCGTCGATGCTCTATCTCGTCCAAGCCTTGGGGCTCGTCGCGTTCGCGGCGGCGGGCATCGCGGCGACGCCGCTCGCGGAGCTGTCCTCGCTGTCGGCGCTGTTGTGCGCGATGCTCGGCGCGCTCGCGATGGGCATGCAGAACGCCCACGATCGCGTCGTCGGTCGGCGCGGCGTCCCGAACACGGTCATGACCGGCAACGTCACCCAGGCGGTTCTCGATCTCGCGAGCATCGTGCGCGGCGGCGCGGCGCCGCGCGAGCGGATGCGGGCGCGCCAGCGGCTCGCCGAGACCGTGCTCGCCCTGCTGTGCTTTGCGCTCGGCGCGGTGGCCGGTGCGCTGCTGTTCGGCTGGGCGTCGTTCTGGGCGCTCGCGCTGCCGGGCGCGGCGCTCGCCGTGCTGGCGGGGCTCGCGCGCGGCGAGGGCGCGCGCAGTGCGGGCGGAGCGGGCGGGTAG
- a CDS encoding DUF1427 family protein, producing the protein MSYLISLGVGFGIGLIYWLVRVQSPAPPLIALAGLLGIVLGEHAIPVARDYLHPAQNVAGRAASDAEAAAPASDAHGSSK; encoded by the coding sequence ATGTCTTATCTGATTTCGCTGGGCGTGGGCTTCGGGATCGGCTTGATCTATTGGCTCGTGCGCGTGCAGTCGCCCGCGCCGCCGCTGATCGCGCTTGCCGGGCTGCTCGGCATCGTGCTTGGCGAACATGCGATTCCCGTCGCGCGCGACTACCTGCATCCAGCGCAAAACGTGGCCGGGCGCGCAGCGTCGGACGCCGAGGCGGCAGCCCCCGCGAGCGACGCGCACGGGAGCAGCAAATGA
- a CDS encoding DoxX family protein, with protein sequence MTAARAAARPDYRAADFGLLWLRVAASLLILAVHGVPKVLHFHAQLAVIEDPFHLGRWSSLLFAIFAEALCPWFVIAGVAARAAAVPLLVVTLIALAMVHRAWSLEEGQFAWMLLILYGTVVIAGPGQIRLRGARARRSQP encoded by the coding sequence ATGACGGCGGCGCGCGCAGCGGCCCGCCCCGACTATCGCGCGGCGGACTTCGGCCTGCTATGGCTCAGGGTCGCCGCGAGCCTGCTGATACTCGCCGTGCATGGCGTGCCGAAGGTCCTGCATTTTCACGCCCAGCTGGCGGTCATCGAGGATCCGTTCCATCTCGGCCGTTGGAGCTCTCTGCTGTTCGCGATCTTCGCCGAAGCGCTGTGTCCGTGGTTCGTCATTGCGGGCGTGGCGGCGCGCGCGGCGGCGGTGCCGCTGCTCGTGGTGACGCTGATCGCGCTCGCGATGGTACATCGGGCATGGTCGCTCGAAGAGGGGCAGTTCGCGTGGATGCTGCTGATCCTGTATGGGACCGTCGTCATCGCCGGTCCGGGGCAGATCCGGCTACGCGGCGCGCGAGCGCGCCGATCGCAACCCTGA
- a CDS encoding amidohydrolase, protein MTADSATDVLADSVFFNGKVATQDERRSFATALAVKDGRILAAGNDETVMRRAGGQTLKIDLKGRTVIPGLNDSHLHVIRGGLNFNLELRWDGVPSLSDALSMLRRQVARTPAPQWVRVVGGWNEFQFAERRGPTLDEINAIAPDTPVFILHLYDRALLNAAALRAVGYTKDTADPPGGEIQRDRHGEPTGMLIARPNAGILYATLAKGPKLPLQDQANSTRQFMRELNRLGVTSAIDAGGGYQSYPDDYAVIMDLAKRGELTVRIAYNLFTQNAKREIEDFAKWVKATRPGEGDDFLRMNGAGEMLVFSAADFEDFLEPRPDLPASMESELEAVVKLLVENRWPFRLHATYDESISRFLDVFERVDRQVPFAGLRWFFDHCETISTRNIERIAALGGGIAVQHRMAFQGEYFIERYGSDAVRQTPPIRQMLDAGLPVGAGTDATRVASFNPFVSLYWLVSGRTVGGTALYGAENRLDRMEALRRYTVGSAWFSGEEDRKGQLVAGQFADFAVLTDDYFTCDEAAIKHLSSVLTVVGGKIVHADEEFGAHAPPALPVSPSWSPVGEFGGYSRYRPAAASERACVDGCANLCGVHQHRHMWAWTSRVPAGDGNAFWGALGCSCFAF, encoded by the coding sequence ATGACGGCAGATAGCGCGACCGACGTTCTCGCGGACTCGGTCTTTTTCAACGGCAAGGTGGCGACGCAGGACGAGCGACGTTCGTTCGCGACGGCGCTCGCGGTGAAGGACGGACGTATCCTCGCGGCGGGCAACGACGAGACGGTGATGCGGCGCGCCGGCGGGCAGACCCTGAAGATCGACCTCAAGGGCCGCACGGTCATCCCCGGTCTAAACGACTCGCATCTTCACGTGATTCGGGGCGGACTGAACTTCAACCTCGAACTGCGATGGGACGGCGTGCCGTCGCTGTCGGATGCGTTGTCGATGCTGCGCCGTCAGGTGGCGCGCACGCCCGCGCCGCAGTGGGTGCGGGTGGTCGGCGGGTGGAACGAATTCCAGTTCGCCGAGCGGCGCGGCCCCACGCTCGACGAGATCAACGCGATCGCGCCCGACACGCCGGTCTTCATCCTGCATCTGTACGACCGCGCGTTGCTGAACGCGGCCGCGCTGCGCGCCGTCGGCTATACGAAGGACACGGCCGATCCGCCCGGCGGCGAGATTCAGCGCGATCGCCACGGCGAGCCGACCGGCATGCTGATTGCCCGCCCCAACGCGGGGATTCTCTACGCGACGCTCGCCAAGGGACCGAAGCTGCCGCTGCAGGACCAGGCGAATTCGACCCGCCAGTTCATGCGCGAGTTGAACCGGCTCGGCGTGACGAGCGCGATCGACGCCGGGGGCGGCTACCAGTCCTATCCGGACGATTACGCGGTCATCATGGATCTTGCGAAACGCGGCGAGCTAACGGTACGCATCGCCTACAACCTGTTCACGCAGAACGCGAAGCGCGAGATCGAGGACTTCGCGAAGTGGGTCAAGGCGACACGGCCCGGCGAGGGCGACGACTTCCTGCGGATGAATGGCGCGGGCGAGATGCTGGTGTTTTCCGCGGCCGACTTCGAGGACTTTCTGGAGCCGCGCCCGGACTTGCCGGCGTCGATGGAAAGCGAACTCGAAGCCGTCGTGAAGCTGCTCGTCGAAAACCGCTGGCCGTTCCGGCTGCATGCGACCTACGATGAATCGATCAGCCGCTTTCTCGACGTGTTCGAGCGAGTCGATCGCCAGGTGCCGTTCGCCGGCCTGCGATGGTTCTTCGACCATTGCGAAACGATCTCGACGCGCAACATCGAGCGCATCGCGGCGCTCGGCGGCGGCATCGCCGTGCAGCATCGCATGGCGTTCCAGGGCGAGTACTTCATCGAGCGCTACGGCAGCGACGCCGTCAGGCAGACGCCGCCGATCCGGCAGATGCTCGACGCCGGACTGCCGGTCGGTGCGGGCACCGACGCGACGCGCGTCGCCAGCTTCAATCCGTTCGTTTCGTTGTATTGGCTGGTGTCGGGGCGCACCGTCGGCGGGACAGCGCTGTACGGCGCCGAGAACCGGCTCGACAGGATGGAGGCGTTGCGGCGCTACACCGTCGGCAGCGCCTGGTTCTCCGGCGAGGAGGACCGCAAAGGGCAACTGGTGGCGGGGCAGTTCGCCGATTTCGCGGTACTGACCGACGACTATTTCACCTGTGACGAGGCCGCGATCAAGCATCTGTCGTCGGTGCTGACGGTGGTCGGCGGCAAGATCGTGCATGCCGACGAAGAGTTCGGCGCGCATGCGCCGCCGGCCTTGCCGGTCAGTCCTTCATGGTCGCCGGTCGGCGAGTTCGGCGGCTACAGCCGCTATCGGCCGGCCGCGGCGAGCGAGCGCGCGTGCGTCGACGGCTGCGCGAATCTGTGCGGCGTTCACCAGCATCGCCACATGTGGGCATGGACGAGCCGCGTTCCCGCCGGCGACGGCAATGCCTTCTGGGGCGCGCTCGGCTGCAGCTGCTTCGCCTTCTGA
- a CDS encoding hydrolase, translating into MAHELLTPDTCALALVDHQPQMFFGVNSHERTVVLHNAQILAKAAKLFNVPTILSTIAADSFSGHLLPEIQSILPHVEPIDRTSMNAWEDTAFRKAVEATGRKKIVLAGLWTEVCVAFPTVQMIAAGYEIYVATDACGDITPEAHERAVQRVVQLGAVPINSLQFMMELQRDWARSETYDGCMEIFKAHSAYGIGVRYAKQILGEHASEAGR; encoded by the coding sequence ATGGCACACGAACTACTTACTCCCGATACCTGCGCGCTGGCGCTGGTCGATCATCAGCCGCAAATGTTCTTCGGCGTGAATTCGCACGAACGCACCGTCGTTCTGCACAACGCGCAGATTCTCGCGAAAGCCGCGAAGCTCTTCAACGTACCGACGATTCTCTCGACCATCGCGGCCGACTCGTTCAGCGGCCATCTTCTGCCCGAGATCCAGTCGATCCTGCCGCACGTCGAGCCGATCGACCGCACCTCGATGAACGCCTGGGAAGATACGGCGTTTCGCAAGGCAGTCGAAGCGACGGGCCGCAAGAAGATCGTGCTGGCCGGGCTGTGGACCGAAGTCTGTGTCGCGTTCCCGACCGTGCAGATGATCGCCGCCGGCTATGAGATCTATGTCGCGACCGATGCCTGCGGCGACATCACGCCCGAAGCTCACGAACGCGCCGTGCAGCGCGTCGTGCAACTGGGCGCGGTGCCGATCAATTCGCTGCAATTCATGATGGAACTGCAACGCGACTGGGCGCGCAGCGAGACCTACGACGGCTGCATGGAGATCTTCAAGGCGCACAGCGCCTACGGCATCGGCGTGCGCTACGCGAAGCAGATTCTCGGCGAACACGCCAGCGAAGCCGGCCGCTGA
- a CDS encoding catalase, whose product MIKRTLTTASGAPVGDNQNSQTAGPRGPVTLQDFWLTEKLAHFNREVIPERRVHAKGSGAFGTLTVTHDITRFTRAKALAPGKVTTAFARFSTVAGERGAADAERDLRGFSVKFYTEDGNWDIVGNNTPVFFVRDPLKFPDFIRTQKRHPQTNLRDATAMWDFWSRTPESLHQVTILMSDRGIPKNYRQMHGFGSHTYSLINEKNERFYVKFHFRSKQGIENYTNAEANELVGNDRESAQRDLYEQIENGNFPRWRFCIQVITEAQARESSANPFDVTKTWSQKTYPLIDVGVLELNRNPENYFADVEQAAFSPANIVPGVGFSPDRMLQARIFAYTDAQRYRLGINHHQIPVNAPQVSGANSFHRDGAMRVDGNLGRTLNYEPNREGLFAQDSSTSEPSLHIDGDVARYDHRIDADYFSHPRALYALFDAGQRERLYRNVAEAMVGVPEDVVNRQLALFDEVHPDYGNGVRSALARGIPPQK is encoded by the coding sequence ATGATCAAACGAACCCTGACGACGGCATCCGGCGCGCCGGTCGGCGACAACCAGAATTCGCAGACGGCCGGCCCCCGAGGACCGGTGACGCTGCAGGACTTCTGGTTGACGGAAAAGCTCGCGCACTTCAACCGTGAAGTGATTCCGGAGCGCCGGGTTCATGCAAAAGGTTCAGGAGCATTCGGTACGTTGACGGTGACTCACGACATCACCCGCTTCACTCGTGCCAAAGCCCTTGCCCCCGGCAAGGTGACCACTGCCTTCGCTCGTTTTTCGACCGTGGCCGGAGAGCGCGGAGCCGCCGACGCCGAACGAGACCTGAGAGGTTTCTCAGTCAAGTTCTATACCGAAGACGGAAACTGGGACATCGTGGGCAATAACACACCGGTATTCTTCGTTCGTGATCCGCTGAAGTTCCCTGACTTCATCCGTACTCAGAAACGCCATCCACAGACCAATCTCCGAGATGCCACAGCAATGTGGGATTTCTGGTCACGCACGCCCGAATCGCTGCATCAAGTGACGATCCTGATGAGCGACCGCGGTATTCCGAAAAACTATCGGCAGATGCACGGCTTCGGCTCCCACACATATTCACTGATAAACGAGAAAAACGAGCGCTTCTATGTGAAATTTCATTTTCGCTCGAAACAGGGCATCGAAAATTACACGAATGCGGAGGCCAACGAGTTGGTCGGAAACGACCGCGAGAGTGCACAGCGCGACCTGTATGAACAGATTGAAAACGGCAATTTTCCGCGTTGGCGCTTCTGCATTCAGGTAATAACCGAAGCGCAGGCCCGCGAATCCAGCGCCAACCCGTTCGACGTCACCAAAACATGGTCTCAGAAGACGTATCCGTTGATCGACGTAGGCGTATTGGAGCTCAACCGCAACCCCGAGAACTACTTCGCCGACGTCGAACAGGCCGCGTTCTCGCCAGCCAACATCGTGCCGGGAGTCGGGTTTTCTCCCGACAGGATGCTGCAGGCGCGCATCTTCGCTTACACCGATGCGCAGCGCTACCGGCTTGGCATCAACCATCATCAGATTCCGGTCAACGCACCGCAAGTGTCCGGTGCTAACAGCTTTCATCGCGATGGTGCCATGCGTGTCGACGGCAATCTCGGCAGAACGTTGAACTATGAGCCCAACCGTGAAGGACTATTTGCGCAAGATTCTTCGACAAGTGAGCCATCTCTCCACATCGACGGCGACGTGGCCCGCTACGACCACCGTATCGATGCAGACTACTTCAGCCATCCGCGCGCGCTATATGCCCTCTTCGACGCCGGGCAGCGCGAGCGGCTCTACCGAAACGTCGCCGAAGCCATGGTCGGAGTACCGGAGGACGTGGTAAACCGTCAGTTGGCGTTGTTCGACGAGGTCCATCCCGACTACGGTAACGGCGTACGAAGCGCTCTTGCCCGCGGGATTCCGCCGCAAAAATAG
- a CDS encoding LysR family transcriptional regulator gives MKLSFDALEILDAIDRKGSFAAAAGVLNRVPSALSYQIQKLESDLGVVLFDRTGRHAKLTLAGRTVVDEGRRLLGAARDLQLRAQRIECGWPAHARLYIDELLPLDAMWPHVDAFCSYAVHTHLSLYRGWRGETWQALRSGDADLVVGAAGEPPEPEGLVTHSIGCVRYVFAVSRCHPLARAPEPLSADVIRRYRGIDTEDSLPDIGEYGDAGAWQSIGVPTLVAKLEAMCAGIVMGVLPEHVAREAVSGGRLVVKQVDGMRDVARIYLAWRKGEKENRALKWWIERLRNQDISGWLARDLQARRPSKTA, from the coding sequence ATGAAACTCTCTTTTGATGCGCTGGAGATACTCGATGCAATCGACCGAAAGGGAAGCTTTGCTGCGGCTGCAGGTGTGCTCAACCGGGTGCCATCCGCGCTGAGTTACCAGATACAGAAGCTCGAAAGCGATCTCGGCGTGGTCCTATTCGATCGTACTGGCCGCCATGCGAAGTTGACGTTGGCTGGCCGAACGGTGGTGGACGAAGGTCGTCGTCTGCTGGGTGCGGCGCGCGACTTGCAGCTCAGAGCCCAGCGGATCGAGTGTGGGTGGCCGGCTCACGCGAGGTTGTATATCGACGAACTCTTGCCGCTCGACGCGATGTGGCCACATGTCGACGCGTTTTGTTCTTATGCCGTGCATACGCACCTGAGCCTTTATCGTGGATGGCGGGGCGAAACGTGGCAAGCCCTGAGATCAGGGGATGCGGATCTTGTGGTCGGCGCTGCTGGCGAACCTCCGGAACCGGAAGGTCTTGTGACGCATTCGATCGGTTGCGTGCGCTATGTGTTTGCCGTCTCCCGTTGCCACCCACTCGCGCGGGCACCCGAACCGCTTTCGGCAGACGTGATCCGGCGGTATCGCGGCATCGACACTGAAGACAGTCTGCCCGACATAGGGGAGTACGGCGATGCAGGCGCATGGCAGTCGATTGGCGTGCCGACGCTGGTGGCGAAGCTGGAGGCCATGTGCGCCGGAATTGTGATGGGTGTATTGCCCGAGCATGTTGCGAGGGAAGCGGTGTCGGGCGGTCGCCTGGTTGTGAAGCAGGTGGACGGCATGCGCGACGTCGCCCGGATTTATCTGGCATGGCGGAAAGGTGAAAAAGAAAATCGCGCATTGAAATGGTGGATCGAGCGCCTGCGCAACCAGGATATCTCCGGTTGGCTCGCGCGAGACCTGCAGGCGCGCCGGCCATCAAAGACCGCATAG
- a CDS encoding LysR family transcriptional regulator codes for MDLFVSMEAFVRAAEAQSFASAARQLGVAKSVITVRVKQLEERFGVSLFHRSTRAVRLSEAGESYYRECVEIVNRIRDLAQRPGLADASPSGMLNVHVLPGFALGHFSDAVIRFRERYPRVEFTVVVNDRVIDPVQEGFDLALQIFPPASDALIERRLFPVRGMLCASPDYVECEPPLHTPSDLLNHDFARYSYYPWGDKWPFMKRDECFEVTLNPVLKTNSVHMLLEFARAGAGVVYLPTMVAAPDLLERRLLRVLPDYAAPPLWLSAVYPSTHRLTTKVKLFVEFIVERYPREPHWDEALLAAVAGDEQT; via the coding sequence ATGGACCTGTTCGTTTCGATGGAGGCCTTTGTCCGCGCGGCTGAAGCGCAAAGTTTTGCCAGCGCCGCGCGCCAGCTCGGCGTTGCCAAATCGGTCATCACTGTTCGAGTAAAGCAGTTGGAAGAGCGTTTTGGCGTGTCGCTCTTTCATAGGTCTACAAGAGCCGTCCGCCTGTCTGAAGCTGGCGAGAGCTACTATCGCGAATGTGTGGAAATCGTGAACCGAATTCGCGATCTGGCTCAGCGCCCAGGCCTTGCGGACGCATCGCCCAGCGGTATGCTGAACGTTCACGTGCTGCCGGGATTCGCGCTCGGACATTTTTCCGATGCCGTGATCCGGTTTCGCGAACGATACCCGCGCGTCGAATTCACCGTGGTCGTCAACGACCGGGTAATCGATCCCGTGCAGGAAGGATTCGACCTTGCACTGCAGATTTTTCCTCCGGCGTCAGACGCCCTGATCGAGCGTCGACTGTTCCCCGTTCGCGGAATGCTGTGCGCATCGCCCGATTACGTCGAATGCGAACCGCCGCTCCATACTCCGTCCGACTTGCTCAACCACGATTTCGCACGTTACTCCTATTACCCATGGGGAGACAAATGGCCGTTCATGAAGCGGGACGAGTGTTTCGAGGTCACGCTCAATCCGGTCCTGAAGACGAATAGCGTGCATATGCTGCTAGAGTTTGCCCGCGCGGGGGCCGGTGTCGTATATCTGCCGACGATGGTTGCGGCGCCCGATCTTCTGGAGCGCAGGCTGCTGCGCGTGCTTCCCGATTATGCAGCGCCGCCGCTGTGGCTCTCCGCCGTATATCCGTCAACGCATCGATTGACGACGAAGGTGAAGCTGTTCGTCGAGTTTATCGTTGAACGATACCCGCGCGAGCCGCACTGGGATGAGGCCCTTCTTGCGGCCGTCGCTGGCGACGAACAGACATGA